A genomic segment from Tuwongella immobilis encodes:
- a CDS encoding M24 family metallopeptidase, giving the protein MLTAEGCRRRRLRLWDAIPAEAGVDQLVLADPVNLRYLANIYGDPFSLGADFGALLVVRRDGSATMIYESRSPASIDAALVEERRKIVWYDGQSAGNGPRRLALLPSLQELTGTPPRIHDALTDPLGPIIQTALATSRRRKDPDEIDVLRKCMRAGEIGQTWARQHVQPGMTELDVYSGIWNAVTQHLGQAAIVYGDFAISPGPSRRGGAPTRKIIEVGEMLILDFSVIIAGYRSDFTNTLVVGKEPNPRQQKLYDLCVEAMEAGEGELRAGAGCLTVYQAVRGVFEKAGMADYFTHHAGHGLGLGHPEAPFLVRNASETLVAGDVVTLEPGLYVENVGGIRIEHNYLITDTGFERLSDHVIALN; this is encoded by the coding sequence ATGCTCACCGCGGAAGGATGTCGTCGGCGTCGCTTGCGTCTTTGGGACGCGATTCCTGCTGAGGCGGGAGTCGATCAACTGGTGCTGGCGGACCCGGTGAATCTTCGCTATTTGGCGAATATTTACGGCGATCCGTTTTCGCTGGGAGCAGATTTCGGCGCACTGCTCGTGGTGCGTCGTGATGGCTCGGCGACGATGATTTACGAAAGTCGTTCGCCGGCTTCCATCGATGCCGCCCTCGTCGAGGAACGCCGAAAGATCGTCTGGTACGATGGCCAATCGGCGGGGAACGGGCCGCGTCGCCTGGCGCTTCTGCCCAGCCTTCAGGAACTCACCGGCACCCCACCACGCATTCACGATGCGCTCACCGATCCACTCGGGCCGATCATTCAGACTGCCCTGGCGACCAGTCGGCGGCGAAAAGATCCCGATGAAATCGATGTCTTGCGCAAGTGCATGCGGGCCGGAGAGATCGGGCAGACCTGGGCGCGGCAACATGTTCAGCCCGGGATGACCGAACTGGATGTCTATTCCGGCATCTGGAATGCCGTCACGCAGCATCTGGGCCAAGCGGCGATTGTGTACGGCGACTTTGCGATTTCGCCCGGACCGTCCCGTCGCGGTGGCGCTCCCACTCGGAAAATCATCGAAGTGGGTGAGATGCTGATTCTCGATTTTTCCGTCATTATCGCCGGGTATCGCAGCGATTTCACCAATACGCTGGTGGTCGGCAAGGAACCCAATCCGCGGCAGCAAAAGTTGTACGATCTTTGCGTGGAAGCCATGGAAGCGGGCGAAGGCGAACTGCGAGCCGGGGCGGGATGTCTGACCGTCTATCAGGCGGTTCGCGGCGTCTTCGAAAAGGCGGGAATGGCGGATTACTTCACCCATCACGCCGGGCATGGCCTCGGTTTGGGGCACCCGGAAGCGCCGTTTTTGGTTCGAAATGCCAGCGAAACGCTGGTGGCCGGTGATGTGGTCACGCTCGAACCAGGATTGTACGTCGAGAATGTCGGCGGCATCCGGATCGAGCATAACTACCTCATCACCGATACTGGCTTCGAGCGACTCAGCGATCATGTGATTGCATTGAATTGA
- a CDS encoding sugar phosphate isomerase/epimerase family protein, with translation MRYAICNETFADWDHARICDTVASLGYTGLEIAPFTLAPRITDVSATRRAELTQQAKAAGIEILGLHWLLAKTTGFMITSPDAEIRATTAAYLCELARACRDLGGNILVLGSPLQRRIPEGATRSQATDYALLTLEQVLPALDETGVQLCLEPLAPTEADFLNTADEGLAMMQRLNHPLVKLHLDVKAMSSEAEPIPTILRKHIPHTGHFHANDPNLRGPGFGDMDFRPIFAALHETNYPGWVSVEVFDYKPDPVTIARESIRYMRECAAN, from the coding sequence ATGCGCTACGCCATCTGCAACGAGACTTTCGCCGATTGGGACCACGCCCGAATCTGCGACACGGTCGCCAGTTTGGGCTACACCGGCCTGGAAATCGCCCCATTCACGCTTGCTCCGCGGATTACCGATGTGTCGGCCACCCGCCGCGCGGAACTCACCCAGCAGGCCAAAGCCGCCGGCATCGAAATCCTCGGCCTGCACTGGCTGCTGGCCAAAACCACCGGCTTCATGATTACCTCGCCGGATGCCGAAATTCGGGCCACCACCGCCGCCTATCTGTGCGAACTCGCCCGCGCCTGCCGCGACCTGGGCGGGAATATTCTCGTGCTCGGCTCACCGCTGCAACGACGCATCCCCGAAGGCGCAACCCGTTCGCAGGCAACCGATTACGCACTGCTGACCTTGGAGCAAGTGCTTCCCGCACTCGATGAAACCGGCGTGCAATTGTGCCTGGAGCCACTCGCCCCAACCGAAGCAGATTTCCTGAATACCGCCGATGAAGGCTTGGCGATGATGCAGCGATTGAACCACCCGCTGGTCAAACTGCACCTGGACGTGAAGGCGATGTCCAGCGAAGCCGAGCCGATTCCGACGATTCTGCGCAAGCACATCCCGCACACCGGCCATTTCCACGCCAACGACCCGAATCTCCGCGGCCCCGGCTTCGGCGACATGGATTTCCGCCCAATTTTCGCCGCCCTGCACGAAACCAATTACCCCGGCTGGGTATCCGTCGAAGTCTTCGATTACAAACCCGACCCCGTCACCATCGCCCGCGAATCGATCCGCTACATGCGCGAATGCGCCGCCAACTAA
- a CDS encoding trypsin-like peptidase domain-containing protein, translating to MAQARWRAWSWLLVLWMGLPLSAVAQPDDPRAQLLAVQKAMQSAIEQAEPAIACVLVSRSDRYTQLAPRFAPANASIPGQLGNFDSRPFLNGPDEKLARRLDLSDPDTVPDAYGSGVVLASTGLILTNYHVIQDATKIFVRLPGRIGSYADIHAADPRSDLAVLKLQRNLGPLKTLPLGDGAAVRKGDWVISLANPFAVGFRDGSPSASWGIISNLRRRAPGSLREEQRTRSLHHYGTLIQTDARLNLGVSGGALISLQGELIGLTTSLAAVVGGETAGGFAIPMDRNLKRIVQVLLDGREVEYGFLGIAVGPPGPPSPSVGIEVRSVTPGSPAAIAGIRPGDTLTGIDGQPVREPDDLFLHVGSALAGNEVVLSLVSQLGNARRVTTRLAKFYLNQGSIASQRPPAVFGLRVDYSSVMLDAVRLTEVPRGVLVREIEPGSPAEQKLKKLQDNVGRLLITEVNGVPIINPSEFLRESAKKPQQITLSVVDANRPDDPPQTIRLP from the coding sequence ATGGCTCAGGCCCGTTGGCGTGCATGGTCATGGCTGTTGGTGCTGTGGATGGGGCTGCCGTTGAGCGCAGTCGCCCAGCCGGATGATCCGCGCGCCCAGTTGCTCGCGGTGCAAAAAGCCATGCAATCCGCCATCGAACAGGCCGAACCCGCCATCGCCTGCGTGCTGGTCTCCCGTTCGGATCGCTACACGCAACTCGCGCCGCGATTCGCGCCTGCCAATGCCTCGATCCCCGGTCAGTTGGGCAACTTCGATTCGCGGCCATTTCTCAACGGCCCCGACGAGAAATTGGCCCGCCGATTGGATCTCAGCGACCCGGACACCGTCCCCGATGCCTACGGCTCGGGTGTCGTCCTCGCATCCACCGGCTTGATTCTGACCAACTACCACGTCATTCAAGACGCCACGAAAATCTTCGTTCGCCTGCCAGGGCGAATCGGCAGTTATGCCGACATTCACGCGGCCGATCCCCGATCCGATCTCGCCGTCCTGAAATTGCAGCGCAACCTCGGTCCGCTCAAGACGTTACCGCTGGGTGATGGTGCCGCGGTCCGCAAAGGCGACTGGGTGATTAGCCTCGCCAACCCGTTCGCCGTCGGCTTCCGCGATGGCTCCCCGTCGGCCTCTTGGGGGATCATCAGCAACCTGCGCCGCCGCGCTCCCGGCTCGCTACGTGAAGAACAACGCACCCGCTCGCTGCACCATTACGGCACACTCATTCAGACAGATGCCCGACTGAATCTCGGCGTCTCCGGCGGGGCATTGATTTCGCTGCAAGGCGAACTGATTGGCCTGACCACATCGCTGGCCGCCGTTGTCGGTGGCGAGACTGCGGGCGGATTCGCCATCCCCATGGATCGCAATCTCAAGCGGATTGTGCAGGTGCTGCTCGACGGCCGCGAGGTGGAATACGGCTTTCTAGGAATCGCTGTCGGTCCGCCCGGCCCGCCCAGTCCCAGTGTGGGAATCGAGGTGCGCTCCGTGACCCCCGGCTCCCCCGCCGCCATCGCCGGAATCCGCCCCGGCGACACACTCACCGGAATCGACGGCCAGCCCGTCCGCGAACCCGATGATCTGTTTCTGCATGTCGGCAGCGCATTAGCCGGGAACGAAGTGGTGCTCTCGCTGGTTTCGCAGCTGGGAAATGCCCGCCGCGTCACCACTCGATTGGCAAAATTCTACCTGAATCAGGGCAGCATCGCCTCGCAACGCCCGCCCGCTGTCTTTGGATTGCGCGTCGATTATTCCAGCGTCATGCTCGACGCCGTTCGACTCACCGAAGTGCCGCGTGGCGTGCTCGTCCGCGAAATCGAGCCGGGATCGCCCGCCGAGCAAAAATTGAAGAAACTCCAAGACAACGTCGGTCGGCTCCTGATTACCGAAGTGAACGGCGTGCCCATCATCAATCCGAGCGAATTTCTGCGTGAATCCGCCAAAAAGCCGCAGCAAATCACCCTCAGCGTAGTCGATGCCAACCGCCCCGACGATCCCCCGCAAACGATTCGCCTCCCCTGA
- a CDS encoding uroporphyrinogen decarboxylase family protein — MTVPTPTPSSSSPHLLVRAARGEPVERTPVWAMRQAGRWDPEFNRVRAGMTFYEFSENVEKSAQASLCPRRFGVDGIILFYDITTLPVAMGQSYTLQPHHGPVPDHPIRDFDDLEQLTALPDPRSYQHIRDLLAQVKAELRGELPILVFAGAPFTVATYCIGTGKNIDATRQFAREKPDLWDALLDRLTGATVQFLSTLASDGADMYQLFDSWAGMLTPEEYDLWAQPQHRSIFSMVSTIPRILFVKENPYLDRMAHSGADIISLGKRHSLAEAKAQYPHLVFQGNVDDDLMQTGTPEQVAEATRRCLEEGGGHRHILNLSHGMDRSSPVANFEAFVRTAHTYTPSTRAESR, encoded by the coding sequence ATGACTGTCCCAACGCCTACCCCGTCAAGTTCCTCGCCCCATCTTCTTGTGCGTGCCGCTCGGGGCGAACCCGTCGAACGCACCCCGGTCTGGGCGATGCGACAAGCAGGCCGTTGGGACCCCGAATTCAATCGCGTTCGCGCGGGCATGACGTTCTACGAATTCAGCGAGAATGTCGAAAAATCGGCCCAGGCTTCGCTCTGCCCACGTCGGTTTGGCGTGGACGGAATTATTCTGTTCTACGATATCACCACACTCCCCGTCGCCATGGGGCAGTCGTACACGCTGCAACCGCATCATGGCCCGGTGCCGGATCACCCGATTCGGGACTTCGACGACCTGGAGCAACTCACCGCCCTGCCCGATCCGCGGAGTTATCAGCACATTCGCGATCTGCTGGCCCAAGTGAAGGCGGAACTTCGCGGCGAATTGCCGATTCTCGTGTTCGCGGGTGCCCCCTTCACCGTGGCCACCTACTGCATCGGCACCGGCAAAAATATCGACGCCACCCGACAATTCGCCCGCGAAAAGCCGGATCTGTGGGACGCTCTACTCGACCGACTCACCGGCGCCACCGTGCAATTCCTCAGCACACTCGCCTCCGATGGCGCAGACATGTACCAACTCTTCGATTCCTGGGCGGGCATGCTCACCCCCGAAGAATACGATTTGTGGGCACAGCCGCAGCACCGTTCGATCTTTTCGATGGTGTCCACGATTCCCCGCATCTTGTTCGTGAAGGAAAATCCGTACCTGGATCGCATGGCCCATAGCGGGGCGGACATTATCAGCCTGGGTAAACGTCATTCGCTGGCCGAGGCCAAAGCGCAATATCCGCATCTGGTGTTTCAAGGGAATGTCGATGACGATTTGATGCAAACCGGCACCCCGGAACAAGTTGCGGAAGCAACCCGCCGCTGCCTGGAGGAAGGTGGCGGCCATCGTCACATTCTCAACCTCAGCCATGGAATGGATCGTTCCTCACCGGTGGCCAACTTCGAAGCCTTCGTGCGAACCGCCCACACCTACACTCCTTCCACCCGCGCTGAATCGAGGTAA
- the ubiE gene encoding bifunctional demethylmenaquinone methyltransferase/2-methoxy-6-polyprenyl-1,4-benzoquinol methylase UbiE: MSDQSLDKRNERIRSMFSAIAPKYDALNHILSLNIDQAWRKRTTKLVPPEGDAPILDACTGTGDLALMYHKVTQGKVPIVGTDFCYDMLARAVIKTRKRQADDRITYLEADTQALPFADNTFQITTVAFGLRNVADPHQGLAEMVRVTRPNGRVAVLEFSRPRVPLLGKLYRWYFKSVLPRLGQLVSKSPDQAYHYLPASVMQFPDGDEFLGWMRTAGLTDLQQIPLTLGIATLYIGRKLDTGTIPPHDRDESATSED, translated from the coding sequence GTGTCGGATCAATCGCTGGACAAACGCAACGAACGCATCCGCAGCATGTTCAGCGCGATTGCCCCCAAATATGACGCGCTGAATCACATTCTCAGCCTCAACATCGACCAAGCCTGGCGAAAGCGCACCACCAAACTGGTGCCCCCCGAAGGCGATGCCCCGATTCTGGACGCCTGCACCGGCACCGGCGACTTGGCGCTGATGTATCACAAAGTCACCCAGGGCAAAGTCCCCATCGTCGGCACCGATTTCTGCTACGACATGCTCGCGCGAGCGGTCATCAAAACACGGAAGCGTCAAGCCGACGATCGCATCACCTACCTCGAAGCCGACACGCAGGCGCTGCCGTTCGCGGACAATACCTTCCAAATTACGACCGTGGCATTCGGGTTACGCAACGTCGCCGACCCACACCAAGGGCTGGCGGAGATGGTCCGCGTCACTCGCCCCAATGGTCGCGTGGCGGTGCTGGAATTCTCTCGCCCACGTGTCCCCTTGCTGGGCAAACTGTATCGCTGGTATTTTAAGTCGGTTCTGCCCCGATTGGGACAACTGGTGTCAAAAAGCCCGGATCAGGCCTATCATTATCTGCCCGCGAGTGTGATGCAGTTTCCTGACGGTGACGAATTTCTGGGCTGGATGCGTACCGCAGGACTCACCGATCTGCAGCAGATTCCCCTCACACTGGGAATTGCCACCCTGTACATTGGGAGAAAGCTGGACACGGGCACGATTCCTCCGCATGATAGGGATGAATCTGCGACATCCGAAGACTGA
- a CDS encoding phospholipid scramblase-related protein, which yields MLERLKFLVRERVAWLKTVDQFDIFDPDTQEQIGIAEEKVSGFVQAIRYIISKKLTPSRFEIRELPDNSLVFEMRRNVGFLKFRVDVFDAQGEKIGYFMSKVFSLGGGFHVYTADGTKFAEVKGGFTGWHFKFLATDGQQIGEVSKKYEGIAKELFTSADTYLVSISEELAEQPLAKMLLLATSIAIDTVYKEQ from the coding sequence ATGCTCGAGCGATTGAAGTTTCTGGTCCGCGAACGAGTGGCGTGGCTGAAAACCGTGGATCAATTCGATATTTTCGATCCCGATACGCAAGAACAAATCGGGATTGCCGAGGAAAAAGTCAGCGGATTCGTGCAAGCGATCCGTTACATCATTTCCAAAAAATTGACCCCATCGCGCTTCGAAATCCGCGAATTGCCAGATAATTCGCTCGTTTTCGAAATGCGTCGCAACGTCGGCTTTTTGAAATTCCGAGTTGATGTGTTCGACGCTCAGGGCGAAAAAATTGGCTACTTCATGAGCAAAGTCTTTTCGCTGGGCGGCGGATTCCACGTCTATACCGCCGATGGCACGAAATTCGCCGAGGTCAAAGGCGGATTCACCGGGTGGCACTTCAAGTTCCTGGCCACCGACGGCCAGCAAATTGGCGAAGTCTCGAAAAAATACGAAGGCATCGCCAAGGAACTATTCACCTCGGCCGATACCTACCTGGTTTCGATTAGCGAAGAACTCGCCGAGCAGCCCCTGGCAAAAATGTTACTGCTGGCCACGTCGATCGCCATCGATACCGTCTACAAAGAGCAATAA
- a CDS encoding HEAT repeat domain-containing protein — protein MIRIGIALLASAALLAAAGVMMDRLTRANGSEPSRSQLIQHWSAIVEDPLQESSIRQEAMLRIRNQGIAAAEVLPVLIRSFRVTELRDDAVLAIAAQGEQAVDTLRQTLYSSDYDIRMGAARSLGKIGPIAKDAIDDLEILLADPKYVVRRDALRAILAIAPERMPGYVPHLVELMQHETIFYRRWEAVMLLGETGEAGRKALPVLRELAHRWADHPSGFDRLIQSVLKKYPPLG, from the coding sequence ATGATCCGAATCGGAATTGCGCTCCTCGCAAGCGCAGCATTGTTGGCAGCCGCTGGGGTGATGATGGATCGTCTTACCCGTGCCAACGGGTCGGAACCTTCCCGCTCGCAACTGATTCAGCATTGGAGTGCGATCGTGGAAGATCCACTTCAAGAGTCGTCGATTCGGCAAGAAGCGATGCTCCGCATTCGCAATCAAGGTATTGCCGCCGCGGAAGTCTTGCCCGTGTTGATTCGCTCGTTTCGGGTGACCGAACTTCGAGATGATGCCGTGCTGGCCATTGCGGCCCAAGGCGAACAGGCCGTGGATACGCTGCGGCAGACGTTGTACTCCTCCGATTACGATATCCGAATGGGGGCGGCCCGATCGCTGGGGAAAATCGGCCCCATTGCCAAGGACGCCATCGACGATCTGGAAATCCTGCTGGCCGACCCGAAATATGTCGTCCGCCGCGATGCGTTGCGGGCGATTCTCGCCATCGCTCCGGAGCGAATGCCCGGCTATGTGCCGCATCTGGTGGAACTGATGCAACATGAGACGATTTTCTATCGTCGCTGGGAAGCGGTGATGCTGCTGGGCGAAACCGGCGAGGCAGGCCGCAAGGCGCTGCCTGTCCTTCGGGAATTGGCCCATCGGTGGGCGGATCATCCGAGTGGATTCGATCGCTTGATTCAATCGGTGCTGAAGAAATATCCGCCGTTGGGATGA
- a CDS encoding PQQ-dependent sugar dehydrogenase, whose translation MNRLSLRGLALALSGLGMLAVMLLGLGRGATTSLAADAPLPAPLTTTPPSAFECRWCDPPPQVDGKATDAVWKDAQRIDTFYLPWLKDKARPARTTTNAKLLWDREYLYFLAEMQDSDLYADVKEHDGITWDNDVFELFFKPAKDKPGYYEFQVNPLGTVMDLFLPRRNSGGFTRFKSDGQFHIDAKVSLDGTLNRWNDRDKSWTVEGRIPWRDFLRTGGRPEPGESWQFALCRYDYSVDFEGPELSTCAPLQSKSVPDFHAYEDYATLTFTGPTKTGSQSKPYGIASYQPVTTSTVKGSPEPPSPYRTQRVYPQLPMDFPIHLVHQPGSDRMLVIHQPKPYGTTTISRFRDNPAVKELEPLLELTDTAYDLVFHPKFAENGYFYVGSNGSKGSAPKQTRVTRYTMERQEPYRVDPKSATEIIAWDSDGHNGAAIAFGNDGTLFVTSGDGTSDSDTNLVGQVPGTLLAKVLRIDVDHPEPGKQYAVPKDNPYVNRPEFRPETWAYGMRNPWRMTFDRISNQLWVGQNGQDMWEQAYLVTKGANYGWSVTEGGHPFYPERKAGPTPILKPTIEHHHSDFRSLTGGVVYRGSKYPDLVGAYIYGDYSTGKIWGMKHDGTQVIWHRELFDSTLQITGFSLDARGELLINDHRGGGQGGFYTLVPTPKDLPASTFPKKLSESGLFDSVAGHKLKPGVIPYTVNAPFWSDGAYKVRAFALPPGGKIEYNRKRAWGFPNDTVIVKSFALEMVEGDPNSRKWIETRFMTKQDGEWFGYSYRWNDAQTDAELVASAGQDASFAIRAGDGMREQKWHYPSRAECMVCHSRAAGFVLGLCEVQMNCTNDYNGVVDSQLRTLEHLDLFTVKSQQDLRDWLVEQAQAKGATEADARKAMEAEFASRDQRTMAATSSLLPLPLTEYRKLVNPFDDQQPLTLRAKSYLHANCASCHVEAGGGNAAMELEFTTALEKMRIVDEKPRHATFDLPDARLIAPGAPERSVLLHRISHRQSGHMPPLSTSVVDAKANALLREWIRSLPATPKPAEKPAGK comes from the coding sequence ATGAACCGACTTTCGCTTCGCGGGCTTGCGCTCGCACTTTCTGGCCTTGGCATGCTCGCGGTGATGCTTCTGGGCTTGGGCCGTGGGGCAACCACCAGCCTGGCCGCCGATGCGCCGCTGCCGGCCCCGCTTACCACCACGCCGCCGAGTGCGTTTGAATGTCGCTGGTGTGATCCGCCGCCGCAAGTCGATGGCAAAGCGACCGATGCGGTCTGGAAGGATGCCCAGCGCATCGACACGTTCTACCTGCCGTGGCTCAAAGACAAGGCGCGACCCGCTCGCACAACCACGAACGCGAAACTGCTCTGGGATCGCGAATATCTCTATTTCCTTGCGGAAATGCAAGATTCGGATCTGTATGCGGATGTCAAGGAGCACGACGGCATCACCTGGGATAATGATGTCTTTGAACTCTTCTTCAAACCCGCGAAAGACAAACCGGGCTACTACGAATTCCAAGTGAATCCGTTGGGCACGGTGATGGATCTCTTCCTGCCGCGTCGCAACTCGGGGGGCTTTACCCGATTCAAAAGCGATGGCCAATTCCACATCGACGCCAAAGTATCGCTCGATGGAACGCTGAACCGCTGGAACGACCGCGACAAAAGCTGGACCGTGGAGGGGCGGATTCCCTGGCGAGATTTTCTGCGCACTGGCGGCCGACCCGAACCGGGGGAATCGTGGCAATTTGCCCTGTGTCGGTACGATTACTCCGTTGATTTTGAAGGGCCGGAACTCTCGACCTGCGCCCCGCTCCAGTCGAAATCGGTGCCGGATTTCCACGCCTACGAAGATTATGCGACGCTGACCTTCACCGGCCCAACGAAGACCGGCAGCCAAAGCAAACCCTACGGCATCGCCAGCTATCAACCGGTTACCACCAGTACCGTGAAAGGCTCGCCGGAACCGCCGTCGCCGTATCGCACGCAGCGCGTGTATCCGCAATTGCCGATGGACTTTCCGATTCATCTGGTGCATCAGCCGGGTAGCGATCGCATGCTGGTGATCCACCAGCCGAAACCCTACGGCACCACCACCATCAGCCGATTCCGAGACAATCCGGCGGTGAAGGAACTCGAGCCGCTGTTGGAACTGACGGATACGGCGTATGACCTCGTATTCCATCCGAAATTCGCAGAAAATGGCTATTTCTATGTCGGCTCCAACGGCTCCAAGGGGAGTGCGCCCAAGCAGACGCGGGTGACACGCTACACCATGGAGCGGCAGGAACCGTATCGGGTTGATCCCAAGAGTGCGACGGAAATCATCGCGTGGGATTCCGATGGCCACAATGGCGCGGCGATTGCCTTCGGGAATGATGGCACGCTGTTTGTGACTTCTGGCGATGGCACTTCGGATTCGGATACCAACTTGGTGGGCCAAGTGCCGGGCACGCTGCTGGCCAAAGTGCTGCGGATTGATGTCGATCATCCCGAACCGGGGAAGCAATACGCGGTGCCCAAGGATAATCCGTATGTCAATCGGCCGGAATTTCGCCCCGAAACCTGGGCCTATGGCATGCGGAATCCCTGGCGGATGACGTTTGATCGAATCAGCAATCAATTATGGGTTGGCCAAAACGGTCAGGATATGTGGGAACAAGCGTACCTGGTCACGAAGGGGGCCAACTACGGCTGGAGCGTCACGGAAGGGGGGCACCCGTTCTATCCCGAGCGGAAGGCTGGCCCGACGCCGATTCTCAAGCCGACGATTGAGCATCATCACAGTGATTTCCGATCGCTGACCGGCGGGGTGGTCTATCGCGGCAGCAAATACCCGGATCTGGTGGGAGCCTACATTTATGGCGACTATTCCACTGGGAAAATCTGGGGGATGAAACACGACGGCACGCAGGTGATTTGGCATCGGGAGCTGTTCGATTCGACGCTGCAAATCACGGGATTTTCGCTGGATGCTCGCGGTGAGTTGCTCATCAACGATCACCGTGGTGGTGGGCAGGGCGGATTTTACACCCTGGTGCCGACGCCGAAAGATCTGCCGGCATCGACATTTCCGAAGAAATTGAGCGAAAGCGGCCTGTTCGATTCCGTCGCCGGCCACAAGCTCAAGCCGGGCGTGATTCCGTACACCGTCAACGCCCCATTCTGGTCCGATGGCGCATACAAAGTCCGGGCGTTTGCCCTGCCACCGGGCGGGAAAATCGAATACAACCGCAAGCGCGCCTGGGGGTTCCCCAACGATACGGTGATTGTGAAATCATTCGCGTTGGAGATGGTCGAGGGCGATCCCAATAGCCGCAAGTGGATCGAAACGCGCTTCATGACCAAGCAAGACGGCGAATGGTTTGGCTACAGTTATCGCTGGAATGATGCGCAGACCGATGCGGAACTGGTGGCATCTGCTGGGCAGGATGCATCGTTCGCCATTCGCGCGGGGGATGGCATGCGCGAGCAGAAGTGGCACTACCCGAGTCGGGCCGAGTGCATGGTGTGTCATTCGCGGGCGGCGGGGTTTGTGCTGGGGCTGTGCGAAGTGCAGATGAATTGCACGAATGATTACAACGGCGTGGTTGATTCGCAATTGCGGACGTTGGAACATCTCGATCTGTTCACGGTCAAATCGCAGCAAGATTTGCGGGATTGGCTGGTCGAACAAGCGCAAGCCAAAGGTGCGACCGAGGCGGATGCCCGCAAGGCAATGGAAGCGGAGTTCGCGTCGCGCGATCAACGCACGATGGCGGCCACGTCTTCGCTGTTGCCGTTACCGCTGACGGAATATCGCAAGTTGGTGAATCCGTTCGACGATCAGCAGCCATTGACGCTGCGAGCGAAATCGTATTTGCACGCGAATTGTGCTTCCTGCCATGTCGAGGCGGGGGGCGGCAATGCGGCAATGGAGCTGGAGTTCACCACCGCGTTGGAGAAGATGCGGATTGTGGATGAGAAACCACGGCATGCGACCTTCGATCTCCCGGATGCTCGCCTGATTGCGCCGGGTGCCCC